The following are from one region of the Actinopolyspora halophila DSM 43834 genome:
- the nuoK gene encoding NADH-quinone oxidoreductase subunit NuoK — MTPTHYLLLSALLFTIGTVGVLVRRNAIVLFMCVELMLNAVNLSLVTFARIEGSIDGQVMAFFVMVVAAAEVVVGLAIIMSIFRTRRSVSVDDANLLKY, encoded by the coding sequence GTGACCCCCACTCATTACCTGCTGCTCTCGGCGCTGCTGTTCACCATCGGCACGGTCGGGGTGCTGGTACGGCGAAACGCGATCGTGCTGTTCATGTGCGTGGAGCTGATGCTCAACGCGGTCAACCTCTCGCTGGTCACCTTCGCCCGGATCGAGGGTTCGATCGACGGGCAGGTCATGGCTTTCTTCGTGATGGTCGTCGCCGCGGCCGAGGTGGTCGTCGGCCTGGCGATCATCATGTCCATCTTCCGGACCCGCCGGTCCGTCTCCGTCGACGACGCCAACCTGCTGAAGTACTAG
- the nuoL gene encoding NADH-quinone oxidoreductase subunit L produces the protein MQGNAWLIIAIPLLGAAVLLLAGRRANGWGHLLGCATVIASFGYSLALFSSTGGGEAAARSVHLFSWIPVNSLQVDFGLRIDPLSLVFVLLITGVGALIHIYSIGYMAHDQQGRGGSANTERRRFFGYLNLFVAAMLILVLGNSFVTLYLGWEGVGLASYLLIGFWQQRASAAGAATKAFVMNRVGDVGLALAIFLMFAHLGSTQYSEVFARAGELPAGVLLAIALLLLLGACGKSGQVPLQAWLPDAMEGPTPVSALIHAATMVTAGVYLIARANPLYSLTGTGQLVVALVGAVTLLVGCVIGCAYDDIKKVLAYSTVSQIGYMMLAVGLGPAGYALGIMHLLTHGFFKAGLFLGAGSVMHGMNDEVNMRRFGGLYRYMPITFVTFGLGYLALIGFPFLSGYYSKEAIVSAAFEAPGWQGWVLGGAAVLGAGLTAFYMTRLMLMTFFGERRWENRTTADGRPFHPHESPPVMTGPMIVLAVGSVAAGLVFTRGDMLVNFLSPALGESPEGHAVLPHSVIPVLTLGLSALGVLLAWLVVGRGPVSGTSPQRVSPLVRAARADLYGNALNRVVAVRPTVGLADGLARFDRAGVDGAVNGVASTFGAASQVLRRWQTGFVRSYAMSMLVGGVLLVAALLSVGTP, from the coding sequence ATCCAGGGCAACGCGTGGCTGATCATCGCGATACCGTTGCTCGGCGCGGCGGTGCTGCTGCTGGCCGGTAGACGTGCCAACGGATGGGGGCACCTGCTCGGCTGTGCCACGGTGATCGCCTCCTTCGGGTACTCCCTGGCCCTGTTCTCCTCCACCGGTGGCGGGGAGGCGGCGGCCCGATCGGTGCACCTGTTCTCCTGGATCCCCGTCAACTCCCTGCAAGTGGACTTCGGGCTCCGGATCGACCCGCTGTCGCTGGTCTTCGTGCTGCTGATCACCGGGGTCGGCGCGCTGATCCACATCTACTCGATCGGCTACATGGCGCACGACCAGCAGGGCAGGGGCGGAAGCGCCAACACCGAACGCCGCCGGTTCTTCGGCTACCTCAACCTGTTCGTCGCGGCGATGCTGATCCTGGTGCTCGGCAACAGCTTCGTGACGCTGTACCTGGGTTGGGAGGGCGTCGGGCTCGCCTCCTACCTGCTGATCGGGTTCTGGCAGCAGCGGGCCTCGGCCGCGGGGGCGGCCACCAAGGCGTTCGTCATGAACAGGGTCGGCGACGTCGGGCTGGCGCTGGCGATCTTCCTGATGTTCGCCCACCTCGGAAGCACGCAGTACTCCGAGGTCTTCGCGCGCGCCGGTGAGCTGCCCGCGGGGGTGCTGCTGGCCATCGCCCTGCTGCTGCTGCTCGGTGCCTGCGGCAAGTCCGGCCAGGTTCCGCTGCAGGCCTGGCTCCCCGACGCGATGGAAGGCCCGACCCCGGTCTCGGCACTGATCCACGCGGCGACGATGGTCACCGCCGGTGTCTACCTGATCGCCAGGGCCAATCCGCTCTACAGCCTGACCGGGACGGGACAGCTGGTCGTGGCCCTGGTCGGTGCGGTGACCCTGCTGGTCGGTTGCGTGATCGGTTGCGCCTACGACGACATCAAGAAGGTGCTGGCCTACTCCACGGTCAGCCAGATCGGGTACATGATGCTCGCGGTCGGGCTGGGTCCGGCCGGCTACGCGCTGGGGATCATGCACCTGCTCACGCACGGTTTCTTCAAGGCGGGGCTGTTCCTCGGCGCGGGGTCGGTCATGCACGGCATGAACGACGAGGTGAACATGCGCCGCTTCGGCGGGCTGTACCGCTACATGCCCATCACCTTCGTCACCTTCGGACTCGGATACCTGGCGCTGATCGGTTTCCCGTTCCTGTCCGGGTACTACTCCAAGGAGGCGATCGTCTCCGCGGCCTTCGAGGCACCGGGATGGCAGGGCTGGGTGCTCGGCGGCGCGGCCGTGCTCGGTGCGGGGCTGACCGCCTTCTACATGACCCGCCTGATGCTGATGACCTTCTTCGGCGAGCGGCGCTGGGAGAACCGCACCACCGCCGACGGCAGGCCGTTCCACCCGCACGAGTCCCCGCCGGTGATGACCGGCCCCATGATCGTGCTGGCCGTCGGTTCCGTCGCGGCGGGTCTGGTGTTCACCAGGGGAGACATGCTGGTGAACTTCCTCTCCCCCGCTCTCGGCGAGTCGCCCGAGGGGCACGCCGTTCTCCCGCACTCGGTGATCCCGGTGCTGACGCTGGGACTCTCCGCGCTCGGTGTGCTGCTGGCCTGGCTGGTGGTCGGACGCGGCCCCGTTTCCGGGACCAGCCCGCAGCGGGTGTCGCCGCTGGTCCGCGCGGCCCGCGCCGACCTGTACGGCAACGCCCTGAACCGCGTCGTGGCCGTGCGCCCGACCGTGGGGCTGGCCGACGGTCTTGCCCGGTTCGACCGTGCCGGGGTCGACGGCGCGGTCAACGGGGTCGCCTCGACGTTCGGCGCCGCTTCGCAGGTACTGCGCCGGTGGCAGACGGGCTTCGTCCGGTCCTACGCGATGTCCATGTTGGTCGGCGGTGTCCTGCTGGTCGCCGCCCTGCTCTCGGTGGGGACCCCATGA
- the nuoI gene encoding NADH-quinone oxidoreductase subunit NuoI: protein MGMTDPLKGFGVTLSKMFKTVLTEEYPEVKKIPAPRFHGKHQLNRHPDGLEKCVGCELCAWACPADAIFVEGGTNTDDERYSPGERYGFDYQINYLRCIGCGLCVEACPTRALTMTNEYETADDDRRNLIYTKEDLLAPLLSGMEQPPHDMRLGANEQDYYVNGPELARQQGVPSDTTVETGGEEAVR from the coding sequence ATGGGAATGACTGATCCCCTGAAGGGCTTCGGAGTCACGCTGTCCAAGATGTTCAAAACGGTGCTCACGGAGGAGTACCCGGAGGTCAAGAAGATCCCCGCCCCGCGTTTCCACGGCAAGCACCAGCTCAACAGGCATCCGGACGGGCTGGAGAAGTGCGTGGGCTGCGAGCTGTGTGCCTGGGCGTGCCCGGCCGACGCGATATTCGTCGAGGGCGGGACCAACACCGATGACGAGCGCTACTCGCCCGGCGAGCGCTACGGGTTCGACTACCAGATCAACTACCTGAGGTGCATCGGCTGCGGGCTCTGCGTCGAGGCGTGCCCCACCAGGGCGCTGACGATGACCAACGAGTACGAGACCGCCGACGACGACCGCCGGAACCTGATCTACACCAAGGAGGACCTGCTCGCCCCGCTGCTGTCCGGTATGGAGCAGCCACCGCACGACATGCGGCTCGGTGCGAACGAGCAGGACTACTACGTCAACGGTCCGGAACTCGCCCGTCAGCAGGGAGTGCCCTCCGACACGACGGTCGAGACCGGTGGCGAGGAGGCCGTTCGGTGA
- a CDS encoding NADH-quinone oxidoreductase subunit J: protein MTFAVSGATLAQTTLAQQGAVGTGETVVFWILGPLALLGALGMVFARSAVHSALWLVLTMLSLGVLYMAQSAQFLGFTQIIVYTGAIMMLFLFVLMVVGRDASDSVVEVLRGQRLVAAVLGVAFAALLVAGLARSLTDVVPAAPLNPWSPGGGAAGGLGQVIFTDYLFPFELTSALLITASLGAMVLAYGGKGRKPRMGQRETVEARFRGEYSRPSPLPGPGVYATANSVATPALLPDGSVAEDSLSDILDTTPVEGLRADRTAVPGRTRQPDAHALTGDPSRAGGANESGEHPDTGDDTDDTAAEGPVNGSAEQDRSTNGSGTNGKNGRDEDNGSAPAGNDGVAENPGTDADSPEEVRQ from the coding sequence ATGACCTTCGCGGTTTCCGGCGCGACGCTCGCGCAGACGACGTTGGCGCAGCAGGGCGCCGTGGGCACGGGCGAGACCGTGGTCTTCTGGATACTCGGACCGCTGGCGCTGCTCGGCGCGCTGGGCATGGTGTTCGCACGCAGCGCGGTGCACTCGGCGCTGTGGCTGGTGCTGACGATGCTGAGCCTGGGTGTGCTCTACATGGCCCAGAGCGCCCAGTTCCTCGGGTTCACCCAGATCATCGTCTACACCGGCGCGATCATGATGCTGTTCCTGTTCGTGCTGATGGTGGTCGGCAGGGACGCCTCCGACTCGGTGGTCGAGGTACTGCGCGGTCAGCGCCTGGTCGCCGCGGTGCTCGGCGTGGCGTTCGCGGCGCTGCTCGTGGCGGGGCTGGCCCGTTCGCTGACCGATGTGGTCCCGGCCGCCCCGCTGAACCCGTGGTCCCCGGGTGGTGGAGCCGCGGGAGGGCTCGGTCAGGTGATCTTCACCGACTACCTCTTCCCGTTCGAGCTCACCTCGGCACTGCTGATCACCGCCTCGCTCGGTGCGATGGTGCTGGCCTACGGCGGCAAGGGACGCAAGCCGCGCATGGGCCAGCGGGAGACCGTGGAGGCGCGCTTCCGGGGTGAGTACTCCCGCCCCTCACCGCTTCCGGGCCCGGGGGTCTACGCCACGGCGAACTCCGTGGCCACGCCCGCGCTGCTGCCGGACGGTTCGGTGGCCGAGGACTCGCTGTCGGACATCCTGGACACCACTCCCGTGGAGGGGCTGCGCGCCGACCGGACCGCGGTCCCCGGCCGGACCCGGCAACCCGACGCGCACGCGCTGACCGGGGACCCCTCCCGTGCCGGCGGTGCGAACGAGAGCGGTGAACACCCCGACACCGGGGACGACACCGACGACACCGCGGCGGAGGGCCCGGTGAACGGTTCCGCCGAACAGGATCGGTCGACCAACGGCAGCGGAACCAACGGCAAGAACGGTCGGGACGAGGACAACGGTTCCGCCCCGGCGGGCAACGACGGCGTCGCCGAGAACCCCGGAACCGACGCCGACTCACCCGAGGAGGTCAGGCAGTGA
- the nuoF gene encoding NADH-quinone oxidoreductase subunit NuoF: protein MSEANAHEVEGRAATNPLTPVLTRRWLSPESWSLRTYEELEGYTALRTALAAHPDQLIELVKTAGLRGRGGAGFPSGVKWGFMPKERSKPHYLVINADEGEPGTCKDVPLMMADPHSLIEGCVIAAYAMRANHCMIYVRGEALHCIRRLHHAVREAYSAGYLGENILDSGFDLDVVVHAGAGAYICGEETALLDSLEGKRGQPRLKPPFPAQAGLYSCPTTVNNVETVASVPYIVNGGVDWFRSMGREKSPGPKIFSLSGHVERPGQYEAPLGTTLRELLELAGGMKDGVPLKFWTPGGSSTPLFTADHLDVPLDFEGATEAGSMLGTTALMIFNETVSVPWAVMKWTQFYEHESCGKCTPCREGCFWMAQVLERMVEGRGTEEDIDTLLDVCDNVLGRSFCALGDGAVSPITSGIKYFREEFRALCESNRGQDTTEASESALAGVAR from the coding sequence ATGAGCGAAGCGAATGCCCACGAGGTCGAGGGACGCGCGGCGACCAACCCGCTCACCCCGGTGCTGACCCGGCGCTGGCTGTCGCCGGAGTCCTGGTCACTGCGCACCTACGAGGAACTGGAGGGTTACACAGCCCTGCGCACCGCTCTGGCGGCCCATCCCGACCAGCTCATCGAGCTGGTCAAGACGGCCGGGCTGCGCGGCAGGGGCGGGGCCGGGTTCCCCTCCGGCGTCAAGTGGGGCTTCATGCCCAAGGAGCGGTCCAAGCCGCACTACCTGGTCATCAACGCGGACGAGGGCGAGCCGGGCACGTGCAAGGACGTCCCGCTGATGATGGCCGACCCGCACTCGCTGATCGAGGGGTGCGTCATCGCCGCCTACGCGATGCGCGCCAACCACTGCATGATCTACGTGCGGGGTGAGGCGCTGCACTGCATCCGCAGGCTGCACCACGCGGTGCGGGAGGCCTACTCGGCGGGCTACCTCGGCGAGAACATCCTCGACTCCGGGTTCGACCTGGACGTGGTCGTGCACGCAGGAGCGGGCGCCTACATCTGCGGTGAGGAGACCGCGCTGCTGGACTCCCTCGAGGGAAAGCGCGGACAACCCAGGCTGAAACCGCCCTTCCCCGCGCAGGCCGGGCTCTACTCCTGCCCGACCACGGTCAACAACGTCGAGACGGTCGCCTCGGTGCCCTACATCGTCAACGGCGGGGTGGACTGGTTCCGTTCCATGGGGCGCGAGAAGTCCCCCGGCCCGAAGATCTTCTCGTTGTCCGGGCACGTCGAACGTCCGGGCCAGTACGAGGCCCCGCTGGGGACGACGCTGCGGGAACTGCTCGAGCTGGCCGGCGGGATGAAGGACGGCGTCCCGCTGAAGTTCTGGACTCCGGGCGGTTCCTCGACCCCGCTGTTCACGGCCGATCACCTCGACGTGCCGCTGGACTTCGAAGGCGCGACCGAGGCCGGGTCGATGCTGGGAACCACGGCGTTGATGATCTTCAACGAGACGGTTTCGGTGCCGTGGGCCGTGATGAAGTGGACCCAGTTCTACGAGCACGAGTCCTGCGGTAAGTGCACCCCGTGCCGCGAGGGCTGTTTCTGGATGGCCCAGGTGCTGGAACGGATGGTCGAGGGCCGCGGGACCGAGGAGGACATCGACACCCTGCTCGACGTCTGCGACAACGTGCTGGGCCGTTCGTTCTGCGCGCTCGGTGACGGCGCGGTCAGCCCCATCACCAGCGGTATCAAGTACTTCCGCGAGGAGTTCCGCGCACTGTGCGAGAGCAATCGCGGTCAGGACACGACAGAGGCTTCCGAATCCGCATTGGCAGGAGTGGCCCGATGA
- a CDS encoding NADH-quinone oxidoreductase subunit G, whose translation MTVASASGNDTAENRPVPEGHVRLTIDGIEVDAPEGELVIRTAERLGIVVPRFCDHPLLDPAGACRQCLVEIEVNGKPMPKPAASCTMAVADGMVVRTQQTSAVADKAQQGVMELLLINHPLDCPICDKGGECPLQNQALKHGRADSRFVDKKRTFAKPVSISSQILLDRERCVLCQRCTRFSKQIAGDPFIELLERGALQQIGTGEQQPFQSYFSGNTIQICPVGALTSAAYRFRSRPFDLVSTPGVCEHCSAGCSQRTDWRRGKVMRRLAGDDPEVNEEWNCDKGRFAFRYATAADRFTRPLVRDRDSGRLRETSWTEALRVAADGLLSARDSGGVGVLPGGRLTREDAYAYGKFARVALRTNDIDHRARPHSTEELDFLGAAVVGTGPEAGVTYAGIESAPTVLCVAFEPEEESPIVFLRLRKAARNEGTRVHHLGQWGSPGVEKTTEIADSGSPIHSGELLRCLPGEEAAVLSELPEGVERELCEPGSVLLLGERCAQIPGLYSAAMRVAERTGASPAWIPRRAGERGAVEAGALPTLLPNGRPVSDSVVRADVERQWGMDEGGIPGLPGKELEGILAATESGELSGLLVGGVDPDDLPDPEQAERALRAADFVVSLELRPSGVTERADVVLPVAPTVEKSGTFLNWEGRAREFEITIEGTGALPDCRVLDTLAVEMDVDLFTQTPAAVAGELARLGPNPGARPKPPDVPPARPGSPGEGRALLATWRHLLDNGSLQVEEPNLAGTARPPVVRVSAGTARRLGLTADQAVRVSTAHGELTLESEVVEMPDDVVWLPGNSGSARPNRVLGAGHGSVVDIAAGPVSPPRKDSSGADEVAGTESPAAGAADREGAVSALAHAHRANGHGSEHGGVNGSGRNGTGRADTDGGGA comes from the coding sequence ATGACGGTGGCATCCGCGTCCGGAAACGACACCGCGGAGAACCGGCCGGTGCCCGAGGGGCACGTCCGGCTGACGATCGACGGGATCGAGGTGGACGCCCCCGAGGGGGAGCTGGTGATCCGCACGGCCGAGCGGCTGGGCATCGTGGTCCCGCGTTTCTGCGACCACCCGTTGCTCGACCCGGCAGGCGCCTGCAGGCAGTGCCTGGTGGAGATCGAGGTCAACGGCAAACCCATGCCCAAGCCCGCGGCTTCCTGCACGATGGCCGTCGCCGACGGGATGGTCGTCAGGACCCAGCAGACCTCGGCGGTGGCGGACAAGGCCCAGCAGGGTGTGATGGAGCTGCTGCTGATCAACCACCCGCTGGACTGCCCGATCTGCGACAAGGGCGGGGAGTGCCCGCTGCAGAACCAGGCGCTCAAGCACGGGCGTGCCGACTCGCGCTTCGTGGACAAGAAGCGGACGTTCGCGAAACCGGTTTCGATCTCCTCGCAGATCCTGCTCGACCGGGAGCGCTGTGTGCTGTGCCAGCGCTGCACCCGCTTCTCCAAGCAGATAGCCGGTGACCCGTTCATCGAGCTGCTGGAACGCGGTGCGCTGCAGCAGATAGGCACCGGGGAGCAGCAGCCCTTCCAGTCCTACTTCTCCGGCAACACCATCCAGATCTGTCCGGTGGGCGCGTTGACCAGTGCCGCCTACCGGTTCCGTTCCCGGCCCTTCGACCTCGTCTCAACGCCGGGGGTCTGCGAGCACTGCTCCGCGGGCTGCTCCCAGCGCACGGACTGGCGCCGCGGAAAGGTGATGCGCAGGCTCGCCGGGGACGACCCCGAGGTCAACGAGGAGTGGAACTGCGACAAGGGGCGCTTCGCGTTCCGCTACGCCACGGCTGCCGACCGGTTCACCCGGCCGCTGGTGCGTGACCGCGATTCGGGACGGCTGCGGGAGACCTCGTGGACCGAGGCGTTGCGCGTGGCGGCCGACGGGCTGCTCAGCGCCCGTGACTCGGGCGGGGTCGGGGTGCTGCCCGGCGGCAGGCTCACCCGCGAGGACGCCTACGCCTACGGGAAGTTCGCCCGGGTGGCGCTGCGCACCAACGACATCGACCACCGCGCCAGGCCGCACTCCACGGAGGAGCTCGACTTCCTCGGCGCGGCCGTCGTAGGAACCGGCCCGGAAGCGGGAGTGACCTACGCGGGGATCGAGTCCGCCCCGACGGTGCTGTGCGTGGCCTTCGAACCGGAGGAGGAGTCCCCGATCGTCTTCCTGCGGCTGCGCAAGGCCGCCAGGAACGAGGGGACCAGGGTTCACCACCTCGGCCAGTGGGGATCGCCGGGGGTGGAGAAGACCACCGAGATCGCCGACTCGGGCAGCCCGATCCACAGCGGGGAACTGCTGCGGTGCCTTCCCGGTGAGGAGGCGGCCGTGCTGTCCGAACTTCCGGAAGGGGTGGAGCGGGAACTGTGCGAACCGGGCTCGGTGCTGCTGCTCGGCGAGCGCTGTGCCCAGATCCCCGGCCTGTACTCGGCCGCGATGCGAGTGGCCGAGCGCACCGGGGCGAGCCCGGCCTGGATTCCGCGCCGTGCGGGCGAGCGCGGCGCCGTGGAGGCGGGAGCCCTGCCGACGCTGCTGCCGAACGGGCGACCGGTTTCGGACTCCGTCGTGCGGGCCGACGTCGAACGGCAGTGGGGGATGGACGAGGGCGGCATCCCAGGACTTCCCGGCAAGGAGCTGGAGGGAATCCTCGCCGCGACCGAGTCGGGGGAGCTCTCCGGACTGCTGGTGGGTGGAGTCGATCCGGACGATCTGCCCGATCCCGAGCAGGCGGAGCGGGCCCTGCGGGCGGCTGATTTCGTCGTCAGCCTCGAACTGCGTCCGAGCGGCGTGACCGAGCGGGCCGACGTGGTGCTGCCCGTGGCCCCCACCGTCGAGAAGTCGGGCACCTTCCTGAACTGGGAGGGCCGTGCCCGCGAGTTCGAGATAACCATCGAGGGAACCGGGGCGCTGCCGGACTGTCGCGTGCTGGACACGCTCGCGGTCGAGATGGACGTGGACCTGTTCACCCAGACCCCGGCCGCCGTGGCGGGTGAGCTCGCCAGGCTCGGCCCGAATCCGGGCGCGCGGCCGAAACCCCCGGACGTTCCGCCCGCTCGTCCCGGAAGCCCGGGGGAGGGCAGGGCGCTGCTGGCGACCTGGAGGCATCTGCTGGACAACGGGAGCCTGCAGGTCGAGGAGCCGAACCTCGCCGGAACGGCCCGGCCCCCGGTCGTGCGGGTCTCCGCGGGAACGGCGCGGCGGCTGGGGCTGACCGCCGACCAGGCGGTGCGCGTCAGCACGGCGCACGGTGAGCTGACGCTGGAGTCCGAAGTGGTCGAGATGCCGGACGACGTGGTGTGGCTGCCCGGGAACTCGGGATCGGCGCGGCCGAACCGGGTGCTCGGCGCCGGGCACGGTTCCGTGGTGGACATAGCTGCCGGACCGGTTTCGCCTCCGCGGAAGGACTCGTCCGGAGCGGACGAGGTGGCCGGGACGGAGAGCCCGGCCGCCGGGGCGGCTGACCGGGAAGGCGCGGTGTCCGCGCTCGCACACGCCCACCGCGCCAACGGGCACGGTTCCGAGCACGGCGGCGTGAACGGTTCCGGGCGGAACGGGACCGGCCGTGCGGACACCGACGGGGGTGGTGCGTGA
- the nuoH gene encoding NADH-quinone oxidoreductase subunit NuoH, giving the protein MNETARLIGDDPIWLILIKVVGTFAFLVVMTLLTIWAERRVIGRMQQRPGPNRAGPFGMLQSLADGLKLAFKEDIRPVLADKWIYILAPVVSATPALVAFSVIPVGGEVTILGERTALQLVELPVSLLVVLACASVGVYGIVLAGWSSGSPYPLLGALRSAAQVISYEIAMGLSFIAVILYSGTLSTSGIVAAQENGWFFALLPFSFAVYAIAMVGETNRAPFDLPEAESELVGGFHTEYSSLKFALFFLAEYINMVTVSALATTLFLGGWHAPWPLYLVGDGVLNTGWWPVLWFLLKTMFFLFVFVWLRGTLPRLRYDQFMNLGWKVLVPLSLVWICAVTAIRGVRNADLLGSQQFLFIGGGVVVALLILAFLVPDRKPPEEEAAENEVPLSGGGYPVPPADLKVPENPRATTVPTASGTRSRLPEAGQEPTSSTKEAPDGND; this is encoded by the coding sequence ATGAACGAGACGGCACGCCTGATCGGGGACGACCCCATCTGGCTGATCCTGATCAAGGTAGTGGGAACCTTCGCGTTCCTCGTCGTGATGACCCTGCTGACCATCTGGGCGGAACGCAGGGTCATCGGGAGGATGCAGCAGCGCCCCGGCCCGAACAGGGCCGGCCCCTTCGGGATGCTGCAGTCCCTCGCGGACGGCCTCAAGCTCGCGTTCAAAGAGGACATCCGCCCGGTGCTGGCCGACAAGTGGATCTACATCCTGGCCCCGGTCGTCTCGGCCACTCCGGCGCTGGTGGCGTTCTCGGTGATCCCCGTCGGCGGCGAGGTGACCATCCTCGGGGAGCGCACCGCCCTGCAGCTGGTGGAACTGCCGGTGAGCCTGCTCGTGGTGCTCGCCTGCGCCTCGGTCGGGGTCTACGGCATCGTGCTGGCGGGCTGGTCCTCCGGATCGCCGTACCCGCTGCTCGGTGCGCTGCGCTCGGCCGCGCAGGTGATCTCCTACGAGATCGCGATGGGGCTGTCGTTCATCGCGGTCATCCTCTACTCGGGAACGCTGTCCACATCGGGCATAGTGGCGGCCCAGGAGAACGGCTGGTTCTTCGCCCTGCTTCCCTTCAGCTTCGCCGTCTACGCGATCGCCATGGTCGGTGAGACCAACCGCGCGCCCTTCGACCTCCCCGAGGCCGAGTCGGAGCTGGTCGGTGGTTTCCACACCGAGTACTCCTCGCTGAAGTTCGCGCTGTTCTTCCTCGCCGAGTACATCAACATGGTCACCGTCTCCGCGCTGGCGACCACGCTGTTCCTCGGCGGATGGCACGCGCCGTGGCCGCTCTACCTGGTGGGCGACGGGGTGCTGAACACCGGCTGGTGGCCGGTGCTGTGGTTCCTGCTCAAGACGATGTTCTTCCTGTTCGTGTTCGTCTGGCTGCGCGGGACGCTGCCGAGGCTGCGCTACGACCAGTTCATGAACCTGGGATGGAAGGTGCTGGTCCCGCTGAGTCTGGTGTGGATCTGCGCCGTCACCGCTATAAGGGGGGTGCGCAACGCCGACCTGCTCGGTTCGCAGCAGTTCCTGTTCATCGGCGGCGGTGTGGTCGTGGCCCTGCTGATCCTGGCTTTCCTCGTGCCGGACCGCAAACCTCCGGAGGAGGAGGCCGCAGAGAACGAAGTACCGCTCTCCGGCGGCGGCTACCCGGTACCTCCCGCGGATCTGAAGGTTCCGGAGAACCCGCGCGCGACCACGGTCCCGACGGCTTCGGGGACGCGTTCCCGGCTACCGGAGGCCGGACAGGAGCCCACCAGCTCAACTAAGGAGGCACCCGATGGGAATGACTGA
- the nuoE gene encoding NADH-quinone oxidoreductase subunit NuoE — MTEQFDYTTTEHVVGPETADSTAEETVLDERVRAEARLIVERYPESRSALLPMLHLVQSVQGHVTAEGMSFCAEQLALSTAEVNAVATFYTMYKRQPCGQFLVSVCTNTLCAAMGGDEIYRALSEELGTGHEETAGTPGTEGSVTLEHAECLAACDFAPVLQVNYEYFDNQTVAEAMETVRALRRGERRSPTRGAPLTDFRDTERQLAGFFDGPGAEEAAAASSAAPETVRGADQARERGWTAPPMPDEVELPPIPDKK, encoded by the coding sequence ATGACCGAGCAGTTCGACTACACCACGACCGAGCACGTGGTCGGCCCCGAAACGGCCGACTCGACCGCGGAGGAAACGGTTCTCGACGAGCGGGTGCGCGCCGAGGCCCGGCTCATCGTGGAGCGCTATCCGGAATCGCGTTCGGCGCTGCTGCCCATGCTGCACCTGGTGCAGTCGGTGCAGGGGCACGTCACCGCGGAGGGGATGAGCTTCTGCGCCGAGCAGCTCGCGCTGTCCACGGCGGAGGTCAACGCGGTCGCCACGTTCTACACGATGTACAAGCGCCAACCGTGCGGGCAGTTCCTGGTCAGCGTCTGCACCAACACGCTGTGCGCGGCCATGGGCGGTGACGAGATATACCGCGCGCTGTCCGAGGAACTCGGGACCGGGCACGAGGAAACGGCGGGCACCCCCGGAACCGAGGGATCGGTGACGCTGGAGCACGCCGAGTGCCTGGCCGCCTGCGACTTCGCCCCGGTCCTGCAGGTCAACTACGAGTACTTCGACAACCAGACGGTGGCCGAGGCCATGGAGACGGTCCGTGCCCTGCGGCGGGGCGAACGCCGGTCTCCGACCCGCGGGGCGCCGCTGACCGACTTCCGCGACACCGAACGTCAGCTCGCGGGGTTCTTCGACGGTCCGGGCGCGGAGGAGGCCGCCGCGGCGTCCTCCGCGGCCCCGGAGACGGTCCGCGGCGCCGATCAGGCCCGCGAGCGTGGTTGGACGGCCCCGCCGATGCCCGACGAAGTCGAACTTCCGCCGATTCCGGACAAGAAGTGA